The following are encoded together in the Plasmodium brasilianum strain Bolivian I chromosome 10, whole genome shotgun sequence genome:
- a CDS encoding inner membrane complex protein 1g — protein MCSTNQKLACCSGDNVFESKENENEQFPQIVNKQLPPKVLEPIVQNKIVEVPKEVLLEKIVEVPHIKTVERIVEQIRPVIQYKNVYKPKTVYVEKIKNVDRIIYQEKIVEVPQIKTIEKIVDVPVYVNRERIITVPRYMIVEKVIPVLKTNKRESIVEIPEVNCPNIDISKEVESKEVKYADLKQKQTTNINEKDIQLLSELNLQNRNSDATIRLEPDQATTMDTINQENFCTTVSCKFLPSYDNFPKLQSSVCKGFPEREKRFSSINIYKSKDTNFPKIRISKTPQLMQRNNCYCTYA, from the coding sequence ATGTGCTCGACAAATCAAAAATTAGCCTGTTGTTCAGGGGACAACGTTTTTGAATctaaagaaaatgaaaatgagcAATTCCCACAAATCGTAAATAAACAATTGCCACCAAAAGTGTTAGAGCCAATAGTTCAAAATAAGATTGTTGAAGTTCCTAAAGAGGtgttattagaaaaaattgtaGAAGTCCCTCATATAAAAACAGTTGAAAGGATAGTAGAACAAATAAGACCCGTAATCCAgtacaaaaatgtatataaaccAAAGACTGTATAcgtggaaaaaataaaaaatgttgatAGAATTATATATCAGGAAAAAATTGTTGAGGTTCCACAAATTAAAACTATTGAGAAAATCGTGGATGTACCAGTGTATGTGAACAGAGAAAGAATTATTACAGTACCTAGATATATGATTGTCGAAAAAGTTATACCTGTTTTAAAGacaaataaaagagaaagtATTGTAGAAATACCCGAAGTTAATTGCCCTAACATTGATATAAGCAAAGAAGTTGAAAGTAAAGAAGTCAAATACGCAGATcttaaacaaaaacaaaccacaaatattaatgaaaaagatattCAACTATTAAGTGAGTTAAATTTGCAAAACAGAAATTCAGATGCAACTATTCGTTTGGAACCAGATCAAGCCACAACCATGGACACTATAAATCAAGAAAATTTCTGTACAACTGTAAGCTGTAAATTCCTTCCATCATATGATAATTTTCCTAAACTTCAGTCGTCTGTATGTAAAGGATTCccagaaagagaaaaaaggttttcaagcataaatatatacaagtcAAAGGATACCAATTTTCCTAAAATAAGAATCTCGAAAACACCTCAGTTAATGCAGAGGAACAATTGCTACTGCACCTATGCGTAA
- a CDS encoding RNA methyltransferase encodes MFLLTNMIRRYVTDKYICIETCFAFKRRICTLLSKDANLVNFKEKNSFSVNQSNNANTLYNDNFTPHWINLNKQEKNKLASEEKEKHKMCNNSECVLYKEYLSISKRSKMMKYIIRLRKKSNFRKKMNAFFVKDSETIVHLSNNNNSLIFEAILSNSKTFLHHFKNKCKKLYYANDDILKYIFHDSPNVKKEKNNDSIAIIKIPPNNLKKFENIKFLLAFDRIRYAYNLGKILSTAYSMNVDFFFYVHNTVDPFNHKVIEVTRGSHFHIPYIFGSYEELENICTQHKLLPIVAHTSGINLTNILKESKHNGVCLILGNESTGPHADILSFAKPISLPMHEMTNSLNVSVAASIFIHYLKNML; translated from the exons ATGTTTCTTTTAACTAATATGATAAGGCGATATGTAacagataaatatatttgtatagaAACCTGTTTTGCTTTTAAAAGACGCATATGTACACTCTTAAGTAAGGATGCAAATTTAGTTAActttaaggaaaaaaattctttttcgGTTAACCAAAGTAATAATgcaaatacattatataatgaCAATTTCACACCTCACTGGATAAACCTGAacaaacaagaaaaaaacaaattagctagcgaagaaaaggaaaaacacaAAATGTGCAATAATTCTGAATGTGTactatataaagaatatttgAGTATTTCCAAAAGGTctaaaatgatgaaatatatcataagattaagaaaaaaaagcaattttcgaaaaaaaatgaatgcattttttgtaaaagatTCAGAAACAATTGTACATTTATCGAATAATAACAATTCCCTTATATTTGAAGCAATTCTGTCGAATAGTAAAACATTCTTacatcattttaaaaataaatgcaaaaaattgtattatgCAAATGATGACATattaaagtatatttttcatgATTCACCAAAcgttaaaaaagaaaaaaacaacgATTCTATagctataataaaaataccaCCAAATaatcttaaaaaatttgaaaatataaaatttttgcttGCATTTGATAGAATTagatatgcatataatttaGGGAAAATATTAAGCACTGCCTATTCTATGAATGttgattttttcttttatgttcATAATACAGTAGATCCATTTAACCATAAAGTAATTGAAGTAACAAGAGGATCACATTTTCATATTCCTTATATATTTGGCTCTTATGAagaattagaaaatatttgtaCCCAACATAAGCTCCTACCTATTGTAGCACATACAAGTGGTATTAACCTCACTAATATTTTGAAAGAATCGAAGCACAATGGCGTATGTCTTATACTTGGAAACGAATCGACTGGCCCTCACGCGGACATCTTAAGCTTTGCAAAGCC GATTAGTTTACCTATGCACGAAATGACCAACTCCTTAAACGTATCCGTAGCTGcaagtatttttattcattaccTCAAAAATATGTTGTAA
- a CDS encoding WD repeat-containing protein: MIECKRICVNHGIKAICVLENYLIGISFGNVIKIVNVITTNILLEYVVSSSSNIYGLVYKRIYENKGILVAHGVHKIYFYILTVVHINKCHLKLLSKYCTNKWILTVRFLQCDKESCRFPLYDKRRRLNGGNKPNLRNSKQSAIVLCLSNGSVLLVNIYKGISLCKYKFKGIHLLYSADIYIKANRSVYRIDVAGGTPFNKILLWSFKIKKNKIVQLWDKNEKKTQKQKTHERKEKKENVSLKCIQELSGHRGIIFKVKFFRKGKYIGSVSDDREGRIWLRARKEKGHKKRKKIREEQNSQKEIYSLKRKLTPNITKKKKKKKFLLPYYQNYKILGGHGARIWDLDMGTLNRKTFFITCSEDSSCHVYSKKHLKGYLKFCNDNGSTVRCICFHEKLGLIISGTDNGTVHIRSMATYILNDLKMDPREMSQANMLAERLNGEVGTEVGADVGAEVDADVGAEVGADVGAEVDADVGAEVGADVGAEVDADVGAEVGADVGADVGAEVGADVGEDVGADVGLEVGEDLGEDVGADVGLEVGEDVGEDVGVDIGVDVGVEVGEEVGADVGLEVGEDLGEDVGADVGLEVGEDVGEDVGADVGLEVGEDVGEDVGVDIGEDVGADVGTKTGVRINCEWGNMIAHLPAHEIQKNEKRLGDTICPFFQNVNSKYYYNTEAKNVNSREDLLSFQIDDFNEILKKNNDWIRSIYHINIYDILISSNFGCLYILKAKNKKKVSVQLIYEEKKKNYLLTCLTFYGLNYICLGFSNGFCCFIFLKKNEKLEENESKLAKGERREKLAYFKCFSHRISEMCLIPLPSVSLDKLCFPRRYKNVEYVLYASVKKDNSDRTSCRTGSSSSNGSSSNGSSISGSSISGSSGNIPSEDMFRQVVYNHEREWDPGHSADPSNRDHPSCKGDQLGALPSEPHSPVHNFILCNFDHTGSVKLFSVEDTKGDIRISNVVYTYIDVKNKKSKIISVNYVMRQKKKKIGILLFIGDEYGCIFVLYITIPILIKLNEVVYNFQKSIVKSKDKLRVHSNRKVFDIKIIDGYIYSCGQNGHIVKYQLYKDTNHVYTLYKLCTIKMSYYSSIYKLLPLYVHAEGIIQRKNFIQQVKNNDVNKKEDYPNNRGRSIFSKNNTIGSDVNIITQDNNHYYSNEKENLHNIYICCFKEKKFVLYDLKNKTEYLSVYCGGFRRPLSIFMKPDSNFIKTFSLCFCKEKNIYMHFKKLNSTTNTIVPYEQIYMNSGFHVKNVSYVLWMNKNYLCTCSEDGMIKVIQLSRKITNMSNIVQASNHFGDGNAQIDRGPPIVAPGVSTPSNGRGSTHQSTSNSIKGKEGIPHSKVLPAMVGKRNCQTKLSHRKETKSEREKNRNGITVLNHKMAVIQNIYNHNEPIFYICFLKNPFYYSKKLKFIVSVGAKNSVHVFYMFTDIKNVPVIYHLEKLKTKLFLTNNTRFLCVQGIYKILSNITNKYIIVVHLFIGTSIGYIIHYSAVYQLAIHKNIVISKILKPAYLVASYNLRSTILCINLSHIYMNIESLYSCNDKLNEQLEGSFSFKTSTNGYFKALDSDASFEKIKNRYYNVEDELVINEGLNHLPMRWTGSFPDEFPILAKENLGQGGNETEKLITLTEAKKEEQTESKSSPGPLRELSYHYFVYKKKIKDQYAQNILCCGLNNGKIFSCGDDQSINILVMNIVCNTNNTSHDCGQSNITLIMMQNTNFSNAHLSSIRSMVLFSNFLLSVSWDQYIYVWEIKREENWGKTKGEHMGKNKRLNERDNRNKNRCKYRCKSSYKNIVIQKRKQVKIAVYDVSCLNAFVIKKKEKMQHFTKSNCVQDTQVIQKTKNDFIDGIFKRKRSLYFNVYLSVAGTNGSLELFYLKNVK, encoded by the exons atgattgAGTGTAAAAGAATATGCGTCAATCATGGTATTAAAGCAATATGCGTtcttgaaaattatttaataggAATTTCATTTGGAAATGtcataaaaatagtaaatgtGATAACTACAAATATACTACTAGAATATGTTGTTTCATCGAGCAGTAATATATATGGCTTGGTTTACAAAAGGATATATGAAAACAAAGGCATATTAGTAGCACATGGAgtacataaaatttatttctacATTTTAACTGTTGTACATATTAACAAATGCCACCTAAAATTACTATCAAAATATTGTACAAATAAATGGATATTAACAGTTCGATTTCTGCAATGTGATAAGGAAAGCTGTAGGTTCCCACTATACGATAAGAGGAGAAGACTGAATGGAGGAAACAAACCAAACCTGCGTAACAGTAAACAAAGTGCTATCGTTCTTTGCCTCAGTAATGGAAGTGTTCTACTCGTGAACATATACAAAGGTATCAGCCTgtgcaaatataaatttaaggGCATACATTTGCTATATAGTGccgatatatatataaaagcaaACAGAAGTGTCTATAGAATTGACGTGGCTGGTGGTACCCCTTTCAACAAAATACTGTTATGGAgcttcaaaataaaaaaaaataaaatagtgcAATTATGGGATAAGAATGAGAAGAAAACGCAGAAGCAGAAGACGCACGAGCGTAAGGAGAAGAAAGAAAACGtttcattaaaatgtatTCAAGAATTAAGCGGCCATAGGGGAATCATATTTAAGGTAAAGTTTTTTAGAAAAGGCAAGTACATAGGGTCCGTATCTGACGACAGAGAGGGCAGAATTTGGCTTAGGGCgaggaaagaaaaaggacataaaaaaaggaagaaaataagagaagaacaaaatagtcaaaaggaaatatattcCCTTAAAAGAAAACTCACTCCAAAcattacaaaaaagaaaaaaaaaaaaaaatttcttctGCCTTACTATCagaattacaaaatattagGAGGACATGGTGCCAGGATATGGGATCTTGACATGGGTACATTAAAcagaaaaacattttttataacgtGTAGTGAAGATTCATCTTGTCATGTGTACAgcaaaaaacatttaaaaggatacttaaaattttgtaatgATAATGGAAGCACAGTTAGATGTATATGCTTCCATGAAAAGCTGGGCTTGATCATATCCGGCACGGACAATGGTACCGTGCATATAAGATCAATGGCGACATATATTCTAAATGATCTAAAAATGGATCCAAGAGAAATGAGTCAGGCGAATATGCTCGCGGAGCGGTTGAATGGAGAAGTAGGTACAGAAGTAGGTGCAGACGTAGGTGCAGAAGTAGATGCAGACGTAGGTGCAGAAGTAGGTGCAGACGTAGGTGCAGAAGTAGATGCAGACGTAGGTGCAGAAGTAGGTGCAGACGTAGGTGCAGAAGTAGATGCAGACGTAGGTGCAGAAGTAGGTGCAGACGTAGGTGCAGACGTAGGTGCAGAAGTAGGTGCAGACGTAGGTGAAGACGTAGGTGCAGACGTAGGTTTAGAAGTAGGTGAAGACTTAGGTGAAGACGTAGGTGCAGACGTAGGTTTAGAAGTAGGTGAAGACGTAGGTGAAGACGTAGGTGTAGATATAGGTGTTGACGTAGGTGTAGAAGTAGGTGAAGAAGTAGGTGCAGACGTAGGTTTAGAAGTAGGTGAAGACTTAGGTGAAGACGTAGGTGCAGACGTAGGTTTAGAAGTAGGTGAAGACGTAGGTGAAGACGTAGGTGCAGACGTAGGTTTAGAAGTAGGTGAAGACGTAGGTGAAGACGTAGGTGTAGATATAGGTGAAGACGTAGGTGCAGACGTAGGCACCAAAACAGGCGTACGAATCAACTGCGAATGGGGAAATATGATTGCCCATTTGCCTGCACATGAAATccagaaaaatgaaaaacgtTTAGGTGACACCAtttgtcctttttttcaaaatgtgaATAGCAAGTACTACTACAATACAGAGgctaaaaatgtaaattcaCGAGAAGATCTTTTGAGTTTCCAAATTGAcgattttaatgaaattttgaaaaaaaataatgattgGATCAGGTCaatttatcatataaatatttatgacaTACTCATTAGTTCCAATTTTGGGtgtctatatattttaaaagcaaaaaataagaagaaagTAAGTGtacaattaatatatgaagaaaaaaaaaaaaattatttactaaCCTGTTTAACATTTTACGGGTTAAATTACATTTGCTTGGGTTTTAGTAACGgtttttgttgttttattttcttaaaaaaaaatgaaaaattggaAGAGAATGAATCTAAGTTAGCTAAAGGagaaagaagagaaaaattagcttattttaaatgtttttcaCATCGTATAAGTGAAATGTGTTTGATACCACTACCTTCTGTAAGTCTAGACAAATTATGCTTCCCAAGGAGGTACAAAAATGTAGAGTATGTTTTGTACGCGTCCGTAAAGAAGGATAACTCGGATCGAACCTCGTGTCGTACTGGTAGTAGTAGCTCCAATGGTAGTAGCTCCAATGGTAGTAGCATCAGTGGTAGTAGCATCAGCGGTAGTAGTGGGAACATCCCCTCTGAGGACATGTTTCGTCAAGTTGTGTATAACCACGAAAGAGAATGGGACCCAGGTCATAGCGCAGATCCTAGCAATAGAGACCACCCTAGTTGTAAAGGCGACCAACTTGGTGCTCTTCCAAGTGAGCCTCATTCCCCAGTGCACAATTTTATCCTGTGTAATTTCGACCACACGGGAAGTGTAAAACTATTCAGCGTCGAGGATACGAAGGGAGACATAAGGATAAGCAATGttgtatatacttatatagatgttaagaataaaaagtcGAAAATCATATCAGTTAATTATGTGAtgaggcaaaaaaaaaaaaaaattggtattttactatttattgGAGATGAATATGGCTGTATATTTGTCCTCTACATAACTATCCCcattttgataaaattaaatgaagttGTTTACAATTTTCAAAAATCGATAGTAAAAAGTAAAGATAAATTACGAGTACATAGTAATAGAAAAGTATTtgacataaaaattattgatggatatatatactcCTGTGGACAAAATGGGCACATAGTCAAATATCAGTTATATAAGGATACCAATCATgtatatactttatataaattatgtacaatTAAAATGTCGTACTACtcatctatatataaattactcCCATTGTATGTACATGCAGAGGGTATTATACAgagaaaaaatttcatacAACAAGTTAAAAACAATGATGTCAATAAAAAGGAGGACTATCCTAATAACAGGGGTAGATCcatttttagtaaaaataataccaTTGGTAGTGATGTAAACATAATTACGCAAGATAATAATCATTATTATTccaatgaaaaagaaaatttacacaatatttatatctgctgttttaaggaaaaaaagtttGTTCTCTAcgatttaaaaaacaaaacagaaTATTTATCAGTCTATTGTGGTGGTTTTAGGAGACCACTCAGTATTTTCATGAAGCCTGActctaattttattaaaacattttcacTTTGTTTttgtaaggaaaaaaatatatatatgcattttaaaaaattaaatagcaCTACAAATACCATTGTACCGtatgaacaaatatatatgaactcAGGCTTTCATGTTAAAAATGTTTCCTACGTTTTGTGgatgaacaaaaattatttatgcaCATGTTCAGAGGACGGTATGATAAAGGTCATCCAGCTAAGCAGAAAAATTACGAATATGTCTAACATTGTACAGGCTTCTAACCATTTTGGAGACGGAAATGCGCAGATTGATAGAGGTCCTCCGATTGTTGCGCCCGGGGTATCCACACCCTCGAATGGAAGGGGTAGTACCCACCAAAGTACTTCCAATAGTATAAAAGGAAAGGAGGGAATACCCCACTCCAAAGTTCTCCCAGCTATGGTTGGGAAGAGAAACTGTCAGACGAAATTGTCACATAGGAAAGAAACAAAAAGTGAGAGAGAAAAGAACAGAAACGGAATTACTGTTCTGAATCATAAAATGGCAGTTAtccaaaatatttataatcaCAACGAgccaattttttatatatgttttttgaaaaaccctttttattattctaaaaaattaaaatttatagtCAGTGTAGGGGCAAAGAACTCGGTTCATGTATTTTACATGTTCACTGATATTAAGAACGTTCCAGTTATATAccatttagaaaaattaaaaactaaGCTCTTCTTAACTAATAATACTAGATTTTTATGTGTTCAAgggatatataaaatactctcgaatattacaaataaatatattattgttgtaCACCTATTTATTGGTACCTCTATTggttatataattcattattcAGCAGTATATCAACTTgcaatacataaaaatattgttatttcgaaaattttaaaacctGCTTACTTAGTTGCTTCTTATAATCTAAGAAGCACGATTCTTTGTATAAATTTAAGCCACATTTATATGAACATTGAGTCATTATATTCTTGTAATGATAAATTGAATGAACAACTGGAGGGTAGCTTCTCCTTCAAAACATCAACAAATGGTTACTTCAAAGCGTTAGATTCAGATGCttcttttgaaaaaattaaaaatagataCTATAATGTAGAGGATGAATTAGTGATTAATGAAGGACTTAACCATCTACCGATGAGGTGGACTGGAAGCTTTCCTGATGAGTTTCCCATTCTAGCAAAAGAGAATTTAGGACAGGGAGGAAATGAAACTGAAAAATTGATTACGCTAACTGAGGCAAAGAAAGAAGAACAGACAGAAAGCAAAAGCTCCCCTGGTCCCCTAAGGGAGCTAAGCTATCATTACTTTGtgtataagaaaaaaataaaagatcaATATGCACAAAATATACTATGTTGCGGTCTAAATAATGGCAAA ATTTTTAGCTGCGGGGATGATCAGTCAATAAATATACTAGTTATGAATATTGTGTGCAATACAAATAATACGAGTCATGACTGTGGTCAGAGCAACATTACACTTATAATGATGCAAAACACAAACTTTTCTAACGCACATTTGTCTTCTATTAGATCCATGGTTCTTTTCTCTAATTTTTTGCTAAGCGTATCGTGGGATCAGTATATTTACGTGTGGGAAATCAAAAGAGAGGAAAATTGGGGAAAAACTAAGGGCGAACATATGGGCAAAAATAAGCGCCTAAATGAACGtgataatagaaataaaaatagatgcAAATATAGATGTAAAAGTAGTTATAAAAACATCGTAATACAGAAAAGGAAGCAGGTAAAAATAGCCGTGTATGATGTTTCTTGTTTAAACGCTtttgtaattaaaaagaaagaaaaaatgcaaCATTTTACAAAGAGTAACTGTGTGCAGGATACTCAAGTTAttcaaaaaacaaagaatGACTTTATAGAtggtatttttaaaagaaaaagatccCTTTATTTTAACGTGTATTTGTCCGTTGCAGGGACGAATGGAAGTTTAGAGCTcttctatttaaaaaatgttaagtAG
- a CDS encoding 7-helix-1 protein has translation MMEGNNRYISKGYLEEFEENDNNVVLIKKKINEYSSKLNNELKEHRSQSIYCGIGGILYMDLLLYECNENITYLELGYNIIKSIHKYKGKNAISFLEGDIGIYSLSSVVHYYLENETSVNNNIELLVNHMIDNKEELTSVNSECELLYGKCGYIYSFLFCKNIWMNSKYKNTILINLYRIMNSIFDYGLLNGNTMFPITSLSLYFEWHEQIYLGAAHGYAGIFFVLFKLILFFSNNLKDLCTAIIIQQNDKKKYIYNNIDENEFENSKNHVVEKLNEYIQLIYKVTDEILTHYISKEYNIYSSIKKDKNKKKNDTLIQWCHGNVGFIILLIELLKYNYVPTFFCNKYNKQFIERMGLLLWERGLLYKGFGLCHGISGNGMIFLYLYNYTNDKHWYIKALKYALFSIKYFDKFYTVPDRPDSLFEGYAALVVFLIFLLKPHLTYFPGYDIPSDFPSPKGVSSR, from the coding sequence ATGATGGAGGGGAATAACAGATACATTTCGAAGGGGTACTTGGAAGAGTTTGAAGAAAATGACAACAATGTCgttttgataaaaaagaaaataaatgagtACTCTTcgaaattaaataatgaattaaaagaaCATAGAAGTCAGTCTATATATTGCGGAATAGGaggaatattatatatggaccttttattatatgagtgtaatgaaaatattacatatttagaGTTGggttataatataataaaaagtatacataaatataaggGGAAAAATGCCATATCATTTCTTGAAGGAgatataggtatatatagtTTGTCAAGTGTAGTACATTACTATTTAGAAAATGAAACAAGtgttaacaataatatagaGTTATTAGTTAATCATATGATAGACAATAAGGAAGAGTTAACATCAGTTAATAGTGAATGTGAATTGTTGTATGGGAAAtgtggatatatatattcttttttattttgtaaaaatatatggatgaattctaaatataaaaatacgatattaataaatttatatagaatTATGAATTCTATATTTGATTATGGCTTATTAAATGGCAATACTATGTTTCCTATTACTTCTCTTAGTTTGTATTTCGAATGGcatgaacaaatatatttaggaGCTGCACATGGGTATGctggaatattttttgtattatttaaactaattttattttttagtaataatttgaaaGATTTATGTACAGCCATAATAATACAGCagaatgacaaaaaaaaatatatatataacaatatagaTGAAAATGAATTTGAGAATAGTAAAAATCATGTGgtggaaaaattaaatgaatatatacaattgATATATAAAGTAACTGACGAAATACTTACCCATTATATATCAAAAgagtataatatttattcatccataaaaaaggataagaacaaaaaaaaaaacgataCGTTAATTCAGTGGTGTCATGGAAATGTAGGTTTTATAATTCTACTAATTGAATtgctaaaatataattatgtaccaacttttttttgtaataaatataataaacaatttATTGAAAGAATGGGTTTACTCCTTTGGGAGCGTggattattatataaaggaTTTGGGTTATGTCATGGCATATCAGGAAATGGCATGATTTTTCTTTAcctatataattatacaaatgATAAGCACTGGTATATTAAAGCCTTAAAATATGCtcttttttcaataaaatattttgacaAATTTTATACTGTACCCGATAGACCTGATTCTCTATTTGAGGGATATGCAGCTTTGGTGGTTTTCCTCATTTTCCTTTTGAAACCCCATTTAACGTATTTTCCAGGGTATGACATTCCCTCGGATTTTCCTTCCCCCAAGGGCGTAAGCAGCCGTTGA